One genomic window of Halictus rubicundus isolate RS-2024b chromosome 12, iyHalRubi1_principal, whole genome shotgun sequence includes the following:
- the LOC143359678 gene encoding mitochondrial-processing peptidase subunit alpha, whose translation MHLLTKVSRSSTAVALKKSAMQRQTFSFLSKCSFSSQKVINTNITRKSVITNHPPLTKPIPNLPKAVYATKKEEHQTTKVTVLPNGLRVASENRFGQFCTVGVLLDSGPRYEIAYPSGISHFLEKLAFGSTKVHESKDQIMLALEKHGGICDCQASRDTFVYAASAERQGLDTVVQILGDISLRPKITEEELNLARQMIRFELESLLTRPEQEPILMDMIHAAAYRSNTLGLPKICPEENIDYIDRKILFQYMKNHHTPNRMVVAGVGVEHEHLVSAVQKHFVEKKTIWEEEEAEERGKDSNLVSSGKENEKLNAVDTSIAQYTGGYILEECNVPVYAGPSGLPELSHVVIGLEGCSHQDSDFVAMCVLNMMMGGGGSFSAGGPGKGMYTRLYTNVLNRYHWLYSATAYNHAYADTGLFCIHASCTPSHVKEMVEVIVHEMVAMTSNITDSELARAKKQLQSMLLMNLEQRPVVFEDIGRQVLATGSRKRPEYFIKAIDEISKDHISNVARRLLKSPPCVAARGEVRTVPSIGDIQAGLTDEQGRLPGSRNRLSLFR comes from the exons ATGCATTTATTAACGAAAGTGTCACGGAGCTCTACGGCAGTAGCTCTAAAAAAAAG TGCAATGCAAAGACAGACCTTTTCTTTTTTAAGTAAATGCAGCTTTTCTTCCCAAAAAGTTATTAATACTAACATAACACGTAAATCAGTTATTACAAATCATCCTCCGTTGACCAAACCTATTCCTAACTTACCCAAAGCAGTCTACGCTACAAAGAAGGAAGAACATCAAACGACTAAAGTAACAGTTTTGCCAAATGGATTAAGAGTTGCCTCCGAAAATCGGTTTGGTCAATTTTGCACGGTTGGTG TGTTGCTTGATTCTGGGCCACGATATGAAATCGCATATCCCAGCGGAATCTCTCATTTTCTAGAGAAACTAGCATTTGGA TCCACAAAAGTTCATGAAAGTAAAGATCAAATAATGTTGGCATTAGAAAAGCATGGTGGAATATGCGATTGTCAAGCATCTAGGGACACGTTTGTTTATGCTGCTTCAGCAGAACGTCAAGGGTTAGATACAGTTGTACAAATACTAGGTGATATTTCTTTAAGACCCAAAATAACAGAAGAAGAA ttAAACTTGGCAAGACAAATGATCAGATTCGAATTGGAATCTTTACTCACAAGGCCAGAACAGGAACCGATACTCATGGATATGATCCATGCG gcTGCTTACAGAAGCAATACTCTTGGCCTTCCAAAAATCTGTCCAGAAGAAAATATCGATTACATAGATAGAAAAATATTGTTCCAGTATATGAAAAACCATCACACACCAAATAGAATGGTTGTGGCCGGAGTTGGTGTGGAACATGAACATTTGGTTTCCGCGGTtcaaaa ACATTTTGTTGAAAAGAAAACTATctgggaagaagaagaagctgaaGAAAGGGGAAAGGATAGTAATTTAGTATCGTCgggaaaagaaaacgaaaagctAAACGCGGTTGACACGTCTATAGCTCAATATACCGGAGGTTACATACTA GAGGAATGTAACGTACCCGTTTATGCAGGGCCAAGTGGTTTACCGGAACTGTCTCATGTGGTGATAGGTTTAGAAGGTTGTTCCCATCAAGATTCAGATTTTGTAGCAATGTGCGTTTTAAATATGATGATGGGTGGAGGTGGCAGCTTTAGTGCCGGTGGGCCTGGCAAGGGAATGTATACTCGTTTGTATACGAATGTGCTCAACAG GTACCATTGGTTATACAGTGCAACTGCATACAACCACGCATACGCTGACACAGGACTCTTTTGCATTCATGCATCTTGTACACCGTCTCACGTTAAAGAAATGGTAGAAGTAATCGTGCACGAGATGGTTGCTATGACTAGTAATATCACGGACAGCGAGCTAGCA AGAGCAAAGAAGCAACTGCAGTCCATGCTGCTCATGAATTTGGAGCAGAGGCCCGTTGTTTTCGAAGACATTGGACGACAAGTTTTAGCCACTGGATCTAGAAAACGGCCAGAGTACTTTATAAAAGCAATCG ATGAAATATCAAAGGACCACATAAGCAATGTAGCACGTCGATTACTCAAATCACCTCCTTGCGTAGCAGCTAGAGGAGAAGTAAGAACAGTACCTTCTATCGGAGATATTCAAGCCGGATTGACTGACGAGCAAGGCCGATTACCTGGGTCTCGCAATAGATTATCACTTTTTCGGtag
- the Rpl5 gene encoding ribosomal protein L5 encodes MGFVKVVKNKQYFKRYQVKFKRRREGKTDYYARKRLTIQDKNKYNTPKYRLIVRLSNKDITCQVAYSRIEGDRIVCAAYSHELPKYGVKVGLTNYASAYCTGLLLARRLLTKLGLDTLYTGTKEVTGGEYNVEDLYEGPGAFRCYLDTGLMRTTTGARVFGAMKGAVDGGLNIPHSTKRFPGYDNESKSFNADVHRQHIFGQHVANYMKTLEEEDDEVFKRQFSQYIKNGISADNIENIYKQAHETIRANPEHKKVERKEVPVKKRWNRAKLSLSERKNRVAQKKASFLKTLEETEA; translated from the exons ATG GGTTTTGTAAAAGTTGTTAAAAATAAGCAGTATTTCAAACGTTATCAAGTCAAATTCAAGAGGCGACGCGAAGGAAAGACTGATTATTATGCCCGTAAACGGCTAACCATTCAAGATAAAAACAAATACAATACACCAAAGTATAGACTAATTGTACGTCTATCGAACAAGGATATTACATGCCAG GTAGCATATTCAAGAATCGAAGGAGACAGAATAGTGTGCGCAGCTTATAGCCATGAACTTCCAAAGTATGGCGTTAAAGTTGGTCTTACGAATTATGCCTCTGCATACTGTACCGGTCTTCTTCTGGCACGAAGA TTGTTGACCAAATTGGGATTGGATACATTATATACTGGTACAAAAGAAGTAACAGGTGGCGAATATAACGTTGAAGATTTATACGAAGGACCAGGGGCGTTCAGATGTTATTTGGATACTGGTCTCATGAGGACTACCACAGGTGCTAGAGTTTTTGGTGCCATGAAAGGTGCTGTAGATGGTGGTTTAAACATTCCGCATag CACCAAGAGGTTCCCTGGATACGACAATGAGTCGAAATCGTTCAATGCGGATGTTCATCGGCAACATATTTTTGGTCAACATGTTGCAAATTATATGAAAACGttggaagaagaagacgacgaagTTTTCAAGAGGCAATTTTCGCAGTACATTAAAAATGGCATCTCCGCCGACAAT ATTGAAAATATCTATAAACAAGCCCACGAAACAATACGTGCAAACCCAGAACACAAAAAGGTTGAGAGGAAGGAAGTGCCCGTGAAGAAACGGTGGAACCGTGCGAAACTGTCATTGTCGGAAAGGAAGAACCGTGTCGCACAGAAGAAAGCATCTTTTCTTAAAACGCTAGAAGAAACAGAGGCTTAA
- the LOC143359627 gene encoding protein-associating with the carboxyl-terminal domain of ezrin isoform X1, with protein sequence MGNEISARNGLEIDEKSVEITDFWAHHTARVKQHGTQIVSLFVSEPSLHYSASFGNPSPLEKAAKNLMLYRHPCILKYVSSWSKGSKFYLTTEQVRPLIQTIETQNTLQICMGLYSILRALVFLHEKASASHNNICGSVIYVTSEGCWKLGGLECLSKFKELTPVYLKKIRSYRYEKAVSPDEDTTISSSNFTAIDAYAFGILAEDILKLKNAEDVPSLLEFKQFCKENLQNSDPRLRSKLSSVLQHPFFTHDFMRIHAFLEELPLKSSQEKEIFFGSLIVQLRTFPENIVAEQLGRLLLSRMVLLDSTAQEKLLPFILKPKDGKDNVDDNLFIVSTFKAYLVPKLLQMFCIRDVSIRLVLLSHFNSFVHTFQADELKSQVLPELLVGIKDTNDHLVSATLKALADVVPILGAATVVGGNRGKLFTDGRPNKVKDNGQDNKAVSSFVNIVDFAATTSTSQSIINLPERPSPDGGEDKKENISSITEEEYTWSDWETQETSTRDAHPQISQSCDQTSESNANEVSTVDLVPIIDTNPVFDLHKAKAIESKFPKKSIILCDISELDIKNSKLTNSMKEEYDFFTDMEPVIKKTQVLHVQQPQLTSKSVFDIKALNELDVSEENDGWDEDLSDWGMNDAQELKI encoded by the exons ATGGGGAATGAAATAAGTGCCCGGAACGGGCTAGAAATTGACGAGAAATCTGTCGAAATAACAGATTTTTGGGCGCACCATACTGCTCGCGTAAAACAGCATGGTACTCAAATAGTATCTTTATTTGTCAGCGAACCGTCTTTGCATTATAGTGCAAGTTTTGGGAATCCTTCTCCTTTGGAGAAAGCTGCAAAG aatttaatgTTGTATAGGCATCCTTGTATACTTAAGTATGTCTCGTCGTGGTCCAAAGGCAGCAAGTTTTATCTGACAACCGAACAAGTTAGACCTCTGATTCAAACAATAGAAACACAGAATACTCTCCAAATATGCATGGGTTTGTATAGCATCTTACGGGCACTTGTATTTCTTCATGAAAAAGCATCTGCTTCTCATAACAACATATGCGGCAGCGTTATTTATGTTACATCTGAAGGATGTTGGAAACTCGGTGGCTTAGAATGCCTAAGTAAATTCAAAGAATTGACTCCAGtgtatttaaagaaaataagaaGCTACAGGTACGAGAAAGCAGTATCGCCCGATGAAGATACAACTATCTCGTCGAGTAATTTTACAGCAATTGATGCATACGCGTTCGGCATTTTGGCAGAAGACATTCTGAAACTGAAGAATGCTG AGGATGTACCAAGTCTCCTAGAATTCAAGCAGTTTTGTAAAGAGAATTTACAGAACTCTGATCCACGTTTAAGAAGCAAATTATCAAGTGTGCTTCAACACCCATTTTTCACTCACGATTTCATGAGGATACATGCATTTTTAGAGGAGTTGCCATTAAAAAGCAGccaagaaaaagaaatattttttgg GAGCTTAATAGTGCAATTGAGAACATTCCCCGAAAATATTGTTGCCGAACAGTTGGGCCGATTGTTACTTTCACGAATGGTGTTATTAGATTCGACTGCGCAAGAGAAGCTTTTACCATTCATCTTAAAACCTAAAG ATGGAAAAGACAACGTGGACGATAATTTGTTTATAGTATCAACGTTCAAAGCATATCTAGTACCTAAACTGCTGCAGATGTTTTGTATAAGAGACGTGTCGATACGTTTGGTACTTTTATCACATTTTAATTCGTTCGTTCATACGTTTCAAGCGGATGAACTAAAATCTCAAGTACTTCCTGAATTGCTTGTTGGAATTAAAGATACGAACGATCATCTCGTTTCTGCTACGTTAAAAGCATTAGCCGACGTAGTCCCGATTCTCGGTGCGGCTACCGTAGTTGGTGGGAACAGGGGAAAATTATTTACGGATGGTCGACCGAATAAAGTAAAAGACAACGGGCAAGATAATAAGGCAGTATCATCTTTTGTAAATATCGTTGATTTTGCAGCCACCACAAGTACTAGTCAAAGCATAATTAATTTACCAGAAAGGCCATCGCCGGATGGAGGCGAAGATAAAAAAGAGAATATCTCTTCGATTACGGAAGAAGAATACACATGGTCTGATTGGGAGACTCAAGAAACCTCTACTAGAGATGCCCATCCACAGATTTCCCAATCGTGTGATCAAACTAGCGAATCCAATGCGAATGAAGTTTCGACCGTTGATTTAGTACCAATAATTGACACAAATCCAGTATTTGATCTACACAAAGCTAAAGCAATCGAGTCGAAAtttccaaagaaatcaattattttatGCGATATTTCAGAACTCGATATCAAGAATTCAAAATTGACAAATTCCATGAAGGAAGAGTATGATTTCTTCACGGATATGGAACCCGTAATAAAAAAGACTCAAGTCTTGCACGTACAACAACCACAGTTAACGTCGAAGAGCGTGTTCGACATTAAAGCTTTAAACGAATTAGATGTAAGCGAAGAGAATGATGGTTGGGATGAAGATTTAAGCGACTGGGGAATGAATGATGCTCAAGAATTGAAGATTTAA
- the LOC143359627 gene encoding protein-associating with the carboxyl-terminal domain of ezrin isoform X2, whose amino-acid sequence MLYRHPCILKYVSSWSKGSKFYLTTEQVRPLIQTIETQNTLQICMGLYSILRALVFLHEKASASHNNICGSVIYVTSEGCWKLGGLECLSKFKELTPVYLKKIRSYRYEKAVSPDEDTTISSSNFTAIDAYAFGILAEDILKLKNAEDVPSLLEFKQFCKENLQNSDPRLRSKLSSVLQHPFFTHDFMRIHAFLEELPLKSSQEKEIFFGSLIVQLRTFPENIVAEQLGRLLLSRMVLLDSTAQEKLLPFILKPKDGKDNVDDNLFIVSTFKAYLVPKLLQMFCIRDVSIRLVLLSHFNSFVHTFQADELKSQVLPELLVGIKDTNDHLVSATLKALADVVPILGAATVVGGNRGKLFTDGRPNKVKDNGQDNKAVSSFVNIVDFAATTSTSQSIINLPERPSPDGGEDKKENISSITEEEYTWSDWETQETSTRDAHPQISQSCDQTSESNANEVSTVDLVPIIDTNPVFDLHKAKAIESKFPKKSIILCDISELDIKNSKLTNSMKEEYDFFTDMEPVIKKTQVLHVQQPQLTSKSVFDIKALNELDVSEENDGWDEDLSDWGMNDAQELKI is encoded by the exons atgTTGTATAGGCATCCTTGTATACTTAAGTATGTCTCGTCGTGGTCCAAAGGCAGCAAGTTTTATCTGACAACCGAACAAGTTAGACCTCTGATTCAAACAATAGAAACACAGAATACTCTCCAAATATGCATGGGTTTGTATAGCATCTTACGGGCACTTGTATTTCTTCATGAAAAAGCATCTGCTTCTCATAACAACATATGCGGCAGCGTTATTTATGTTACATCTGAAGGATGTTGGAAACTCGGTGGCTTAGAATGCCTAAGTAAATTCAAAGAATTGACTCCAGtgtatttaaagaaaataagaaGCTACAGGTACGAGAAAGCAGTATCGCCCGATGAAGATACAACTATCTCGTCGAGTAATTTTACAGCAATTGATGCATACGCGTTCGGCATTTTGGCAGAAGACATTCTGAAACTGAAGAATGCTG AGGATGTACCAAGTCTCCTAGAATTCAAGCAGTTTTGTAAAGAGAATTTACAGAACTCTGATCCACGTTTAAGAAGCAAATTATCAAGTGTGCTTCAACACCCATTTTTCACTCACGATTTCATGAGGATACATGCATTTTTAGAGGAGTTGCCATTAAAAAGCAGccaagaaaaagaaatattttttgg GAGCTTAATAGTGCAATTGAGAACATTCCCCGAAAATATTGTTGCCGAACAGTTGGGCCGATTGTTACTTTCACGAATGGTGTTATTAGATTCGACTGCGCAAGAGAAGCTTTTACCATTCATCTTAAAACCTAAAG ATGGAAAAGACAACGTGGACGATAATTTGTTTATAGTATCAACGTTCAAAGCATATCTAGTACCTAAACTGCTGCAGATGTTTTGTATAAGAGACGTGTCGATACGTTTGGTACTTTTATCACATTTTAATTCGTTCGTTCATACGTTTCAAGCGGATGAACTAAAATCTCAAGTACTTCCTGAATTGCTTGTTGGAATTAAAGATACGAACGATCATCTCGTTTCTGCTACGTTAAAAGCATTAGCCGACGTAGTCCCGATTCTCGGTGCGGCTACCGTAGTTGGTGGGAACAGGGGAAAATTATTTACGGATGGTCGACCGAATAAAGTAAAAGACAACGGGCAAGATAATAAGGCAGTATCATCTTTTGTAAATATCGTTGATTTTGCAGCCACCACAAGTACTAGTCAAAGCATAATTAATTTACCAGAAAGGCCATCGCCGGATGGAGGCGAAGATAAAAAAGAGAATATCTCTTCGATTACGGAAGAAGAATACACATGGTCTGATTGGGAGACTCAAGAAACCTCTACTAGAGATGCCCATCCACAGATTTCCCAATCGTGTGATCAAACTAGCGAATCCAATGCGAATGAAGTTTCGACCGTTGATTTAGTACCAATAATTGACACAAATCCAGTATTTGATCTACACAAAGCTAAAGCAATCGAGTCGAAAtttccaaagaaatcaattattttatGCGATATTTCAGAACTCGATATCAAGAATTCAAAATTGACAAATTCCATGAAGGAAGAGTATGATTTCTTCACGGATATGGAACCCGTAATAAAAAAGACTCAAGTCTTGCACGTACAACAACCACAGTTAACGTCGAAGAGCGTGTTCGACATTAAAGCTTTAAACGAATTAGATGTAAGCGAAGAGAATGATGGTTGGGATGAAGATTTAAGCGACTGGGGAATGAATGATGCTCAAGAATTGAAGATTTAA